The following is a genomic window from candidate division KSB1 bacterium.
TCCAGTAGAGTTATGTTGAAAAACGCAAGTGAAATGCCCTCTGTTTATCTGGATTATAACGCAACGACGCCGGTCGATCCCCGGGTCAAAGAGGCGATGCTGCCGTTCTCTCGGATTCTTTGTTCGGCAATCCGTCCAGCTCGCATTGGTATGGTATTCAGGCGCGCAAAGCGGTCGAAACCGCCCGAAAACAGGTAGCGGCGCTGCTAAATTGCGATGCGGATGAAATTGTATTTACCAGCGGGGGGAGCGAATCCAATAATCTGACCATCAAAGGCATTGCCTGGTCGCTGCAGTCACGGGGAAAACATATCATCACCTCGGCAATCGAACATCCGGCGGTGATGCAGGTCTGCCGGTATCTGCAGAACGAGGGATACGAGGTAACCTATGTCCCTGTGGATGAATACGGACGTGTGGATCCCCATGATGTCGAAACAGCAATCCGGCCGGGCACGACGATATCGATTATGCATGCCAACAATGAGGTGGGCACGATTCAGCCGATTGCTGATATTGCTGACATGGCACATCAACATGATATCGTTATGCATACCGATGCCGCTCAGTCCGTGGGGAAAATACCGGTCCGGGTTTCTGAATTAAAGATCGATTTGCTGTCGCTTGCCGGACACAAGTGTTACGCGCCCAAGGGCGTGGGCGCTTTGTATATCAAGC
Proteins encoded in this region:
- a CDS encoding cysteine desulfurase family protein, translated to MFGNPSSSHWYGIQARKAVETARKQVAALLNCDADEIVFTSGGSESNNLTIKGIAWSLQSRGKHIITSAIEHPAVMQVCRYLQNEGYEVTYVPVDEYGRVDPHDVETAIRPGTTISIMHANNEVGTIQPIADIADMAHQHDIVMHTDAAQSVGKIPVRVSELKIDLLSLAGHKCYAPKGVGALYIKRGTRLQKQIHGADHEHNLRAGTENVPEIVGLGRACELIQEDGEPESERLREWRDLLQTGLQERIANMRVNGHPEFRLANTLNVSFLNVEANTVLDQLNSIAASAGAACHADEVAVSPVLKAMGVPTEWAMGTIRLSVGRMTTRDQVNTAIQEMDRYGESASGAGDCH